Within Fusobacterium periodonticum ATCC 33693, the genomic segment GGGCTTGAAAAATCTCTATTGGATACAGAGATAGAAAAATTGGCAGTTGGTATTGATATTAGAACTTTCAAAAATACAAAAGATTTCTTTAAGTTTATAAACTTTATTAAAGAATCAGGTGTAAAAATGGATATTATATTTATTGAAGCACATGAAGCAATTATTCTTGGAAGATACACTTTGAGTCGTAGAGCTCACCCTTTGAAAGAACTAACATTATTAAGAAGTATATTAAAGGAGAAAAAAATACTATTTCCTATAAGAGAAATAGCTGATTTAATAATAGATACAACTGAAATTAAAAATGTAGAATTAGAAAAAAGGTTTAAAAAATTTTTATCAGGAAAAGATGAATTAAATATAGATATAAATATGAATATACATATTCAGTCCTTTGGTTATAAATATGGTATTCCTACAGATAGTGATTTGATGTTTGATGTTAGATTTATTCCTAATCCTTATTATATTGAAAAATTAAGAGATATGAATGGTTATGATGAAGAAGTTAAGGACTATGTCTTATCACAAAAAGAAAGTAAAGATTTCTATTCCAAATTACTACCACTTATAGAATTTTTAATTCCACAATATATAAAAGAAGGAAAAAAACACTTAACAATTTCTATAGGTTGCAGTGGTGGACAGCATAGATCTGTAACTTTTGTTAATAAATTAGCTGAAGATTTAAAAGATAGTAAAGTATTAAGTCACATAAATATTTATGCTAGTCATAGGGAGAAAGAACTTGGACATTGGTAAACTTAATATTCCAGAATCACCTGGAGTATACTTGATGAAAAAAAATAATAAGGTTATCTATGTAGGAAAGGCAAAAAACCTTAAAAATAGAGTTAGTTCATATTTTAACAGAGTTCATGAAAGTGAAAAAACTAATGAACTTGTTAAAAATATTGAAGATATAGAGTTCTTTCTTACAAATACAGAAATAGATGCCTTACTTTTAGAAAATAATTTAATAAAAAAATATTCACCAAAATATAATATACTTTTAAAAGATGAAAAAACTTACCCCTTTATCAAAATAAGTAAGGAAGATTTTCCTAGTATTAAAATTGTTAGAACAACAAAGGCATTAGATATTAAAACAGGAGAGTATTTTGGACCTTATCCCTATGGAGCTTGGAGATTGAAGGCTGTTCTTATGAAGCTATTTAAAATAAGGGATTGTAATAGAGATATGAAGAAAAAATCTCAAAGACCTTGTTTAAAATACTATATGAAAAGCTGTACAGGTCCCTGTGTATATAAGGATATAAAAGAAGATTACAATAAAGATATTGAAAGTCTAAAACAAGTATTAAAGGGTAATAGTTCAAAATTAATTAATGACTTAAGTATTCTTATGAATAAGTCAGCTGAAGAAATGGATTTTGAAAAATCAATAATCTATAGAGAACAGATAAAAGAATTAAAAAATATTGCTAACTCACAAATAATACAATATGAAAGAGAACTTGATGAGGATATCTTTGTATTTAAAACAATTTTGGATAAAGCTTTTATCTGTGTTTTAAATATGAGAGATGGTAAAATCTTAGGAAAAACTTCAACTTCTCTAGATTTAAAAAATAAAATTACAGATAATATCTTTGAAGCGATATTTATGTCTTACTATTCAAAACATATTTTACCAAAAAGCTTGGTTTTAGATGCTGAATATGAAAATGAATTAGCTATTGTTGTTAAAGCATTATCTATTGAAGATTCTAAGAAAAAAGAATTTCATTTTCCTAAGATCAAAAGTAGAAGAAAAGATTTGCTTGACATGGCATATAAAAATTTAGAAAGAGATATAGAAAATTATTTTTCTAAAAAAGATACTATTGAAAAGGGAATTAAAGATTTACATGATATATTGGACTTAAAAAGATTTCCTAGAAAAATTGAATGTTTTGATATCTCAAACATTCAGGGTAAGGATGCTGTTGCTTCAATGAGTGTTTCTATTGAAGGTAGAGCAGCTAAAAAAGAATATAGGAAATTTAAAATTAGATGCAAGGATACCCCTGATGACTTCTCTATGATGAGAGAAGTTATAGAAAGAAGGTATTCTAAACTAGCTGATATAGATTTTCCAGATGTAATATTAATTGATGGTGGTCTTGGACAGATAAATGCTGCAGCTGAAATTTTAAAAAAATTAGGAAAATTACATTTAAGTGAACTCTTAAGCTTAGCTGAAAGAAATGAAGAAATATATAAGTATGGAGAATCTGAGCCTTATGTTTTAAGTAAGGATATGGAGGCTTTAAAAATATTTCAAAGAGTTAGAGATGAGGCACATAGATTTGGAGTAACTTATCATAGAAAATTAAGGAGTAAGAGAATAATCTCTTCTGAATTAGATAAAATTGAAGGTATTGGCGAAGTTAGAAGAAAAAAATTACTTACAAAATTTGGCTCTGTTACTGCTATAAAAAGAGCAAGTATTGAAGAACTAAAAGAAATCGTCCCTGAAAAAGTTGCTTTAGAAATAAAAAATCATATAAAATAAATAAGGTATAGAAATTTTAAAATAAAAATTATATAATGTGTTTAGTTTATTTTTTGGAGGTATATATGATAGTTGCATTTTACATGATAATAGCATTCCTAATTTTTACATTTTTTACTTACATATATATCAAAAAACTAGTAAATCATTATATTAATGAAGAGTTAAAAATTGTTTCAGGCTTGAATAATAAAGAAAGATTAAATGATCTTCCTGATAATATAAAAACTGAATATACTCAAACTTTAGAAAAAATTATTAAACAAGAAAATGAGTTAAATAACTCTATAGATGAGTTGAGAGTATATAGAAATGAACTAGATGTTACATACAATACTTTGGTTTCTAAGTCTTCTCAACTTGAATATACAAATAGTCTCTTAGAGAAAAGAGTAAGAAATTTATCAAATCTTAATCATATTTCAAGAGTTGCTCTTTCTATGTTCAATATAGATAAAATTGTTGAAACTCTAGCTGATGCTTACTTTGTATTAACTGCAACAAGTAGAATTTCAATCTATCTTTGGGAAGGTGAAAGTTTAGTCAATAAAAAAATAAAGGGTAGTATAGATTATACTGAGTCTATATCATATCCCATGAATCTTTTAACAAAATTTACAAATGAAGATTTTAGTAAAATTTATTCTGATTTATCAAGAAAAATTACCATTTTAAATGATGAAAAAGTTATTATTACACCATTAAAAGTTAAAGAAAGACAATTAGGAGTAATATTTTTAGTCCAAAATAAAGATCAGTTACTAGAAATAAATAATGAAATGGTATCTGCTTTAGGGATACAGGCTTCTATTGCTATTGATAATGCAATGAGTTATGCTGAACTTTTAGAGAAAGAAAGAATCTCTCAAGAGTTAGAATTGGCATCTTCTATCCAAAAACAAATACTTCCAAAAGATTTTGAAAGAATAAGAGGTATAGATATGGCAACATATTTTTCTCCAGCTAAAGAAATTGGTGGAGATTACTATGACCTTGCTTTAAAAGATAATATTTTATCTATTACCATAGCTGATGTAAGTGGTAAAGGGGTTCCTGCTTCTTTTCTTATGGCTTTATCAAGATCTATGTTAAAAACTATAAATTATGTTTCTAATTTCAGTCCTGCTGAAGAGCTTAATTTATTTAATAAAATAGTTTATCCTGACATAACTGAGGATATGTTTATAACAGTTATGAATACAGAACTTAACTTAAATTCCTCTATATTTACTTATTCAAGTGCTGGTCATAGCCCTTTAGTTATATATAGAAAAGAGAGTGATAGTGTTGAACTATATGGAACAAAAGGAGTGGCTGTTGGTTTCATTGAAAACTATTCCTATAAAGAAAGTAGTTTTGAACTTAAAAATGGTGATATAGTAATATTTTACACTGATGGTATTATAGAATGTGAAAATAAAAAAAGAGAATTATTTGGAATTGAAAGACTTTTAGATGTAGTATATAAAAATAAAAATCTTTCTTCTAAAGAAATAAAAAGAAAAATACTTGAAGCTATTGAAGATTTCAGAAAAGATTATGAACAAAATGATGATATAACTTTTGTTATATTAAAATCAGTCAAAAAATAGATAAGGAGTTGATTATGAGTAATAATAATAGACCATCCATTGGAGGACAAGCTGTTATTGAAGGGGTTATGATGAGAGGAACAGATTGCCTTGCAACAGCTGTTAGAAGACCTAGTGGAGAAATTGTATACAAAAAAACTAAAATTATTGGCAAGAATAGCAATTTTGCTAAAAAACCTTTTATAAGAGGAGTTTTAATGTTATTTGAATCTCTTGTAATAGGAGTAAAGGAACTTACTTTTTCTGCTAATCAAGCAGGAGAAGAAGATGAAAAATTAAGTCATAAAGAAGCAGTATTTACAACTTTATTTTCATTAGCATTAGGAATAGGAATTTTTATAGTTCTGCCTTCCCTAGTTGGAGGTTTTGCATTTCCAGAAAATAAAATGTATGCAAATTTAACTGAAGCTATATTGAGACTTATTATTTTTATAGGTTATATTTGGGGAATTTCTTTTTCAAAAGAAGTTGGAAGAGTTTTTGAATATCATGGAGCTGAACATAAGTCTATATATACTTATGAAAATGGTCTTGAACTTACTCCAGAAAATGCAAAAAAATTTACAACATTACATCCAAGATGTGGAACAAGTTTTTTATTCATTGTAATGTTTATTGCAATAATTGTATTTTCTGTAATAGACTATGCCCTACCTATCCCAACAAATTTATTTAGTAAATTTTTGCTAAAAGTAGTAGTTAGAATTGTCCTTATGCCAGTAATAGCAAGTTTATCATATGAATTACAAAAATATAGTAGTTGTCATTTAAATAATCCATTGATAAAACTAATTTCATTACCAGGACTCGCTTTACAAAAGATTACAACTAGAGAACCTGATTTAGATGAGTTAGAAGTTGCAATAGTTGCAATTAAAGCATCTCTTGGAGAAGAAGTAAATAATGCAACAGAAGTGTTTGAATAATTATACAGGATAGGAGAGAACAGATGAAACTTAAAAATGAAATTGAATATGTTTTTAGAATTTTAAATTATCTATCTTTACAAGATAAGGATAGAATAGTAACATCAACAGAGATCGCAGAAAATGAAAACATTCCTCATCTATTTAGCATTAGAGTTTTAAAAAAGATGGAGAAAAAAGGACTTTTAAAAATATTTAAAGGTGCTAATGGTGGTTACAAATTAAATAAAGATCCAAAGGATATAACTTTAAGGGACGCAGTTGAAACTATTGAAGATGAAATAATAATAAAAGATAGAAGCTGTGTTGTTGGACAAACTAGTTGTTCTGTTATTTTCTCAGCTTTAGAAGAAGTTGAAAATAACTTCCTAAATAACTTAGATAAAGTTAACTTTAAAGAATTAACTTGTCCTCATGTAGATTTAAAAATTGATGATGAAATAAAATAGGGAGCATATAGCTCCCATTTTTTATTAAATGTGTTAGAACACTCATGGCTCTAGCACTTGTTAGGGTGTTAGACGTGAGTAGTTCACTCAGCATACATTTCTTCTAATCTAGCTTGAATAGTTTCATCTTCTAGATATTCATCATATGTTGTTACTTTATCAACAATACCTTTTGGTGTTATTTCAATAATTCTATTTGCAACTGTTTGTATAAACTCATGGTCATGAGCCCCAAATAAAATTGTTCCTTTAAATTTAATTAAGGCCTTATTTAAAGATGTAATTGATTCCAAGTCTAAGTGGTTACTTGGGTTATCAAATAAAAGAACATTAGCCCCTGAAAGCATTAATTTAGACAACATACATCTAACTTTTTCTCCTCCAGATAAAACAGAAACTTTCTTTAATGTTTCATCTCCTGAGAATAACATTCTTCCTAAGAATCCTCTGATGAATGCTTCGTGTTCATCAGGTGAATATGGTCTTAACCACTCTATTAAATTTACATCTGTATTATTAAAATATTGACTGTTATCTCTTGGCATATATGCTTGACTAGTTGTAACTCCCCAAGTATAAGATCCTGAGTCAGGTTCAATTTCTCCAGCTAAAATTGATAGTAAGGTTGTTTTAACTAAATCATTCTTAGCTAAGAAAACAACCTTGTCTCCTGTTTCTATTGTAAAAGAAACATTATCTAAAACTTTTACTCCTTCAATAGTTTTTGAAAGATTTTCAACTTTTAATAGATTGTTTCCTGCTTCTCTTTCAGGTTTAAATTCAACAAATGGATATTTTCTGTTAGACATTTGCATATCTTCAAGTTGTAATTTTTCTAATTGTTTCTTTCTTGAAGTTGCTTGCTTAGACTTAGAAGCATTAGCACTGAATCTAGCAATAAATTCTTGTAATTCTTGTCTCTTTTGTTCTAACTTTTTATTCTTATTGTTGATTAAAGTTTTCATAAGTTCATTTGATTCATACCAGAAATCATAGTTTCCAACATACATTTTAATTTTACCATAATCTATATCTGTGATATGAGTACAAACTTTATTTAAAAAGTGTCTATCATGCGATACAACAATAACTGTTGAATTTTCAAGTCCCATAATAAAGTTTTCTAACCAACTTATTGCTTTTACATCAAGTCCGTTAGTAGGCTCGTCTAAAAGTAAAACATCTGGTTCACCAAAAAGTGCTTGTGCAAGTAAAACTTTTACTTTTTCAGGCTCAGTTAATTCTTTCATCAGTTTGTGATGTAAGTCTGCTCCAATTTTAAGTCCCATAAGTAGAGTTTCTGCTTCTGTTTCTGCATCCCAACCATTAAGTTCAGCGAATTCTCCTTCAAGTTCTGCAGCTCTTAATCCATCTTCATCAGTAAAATCTGTCTTTGCATAGATGGCATTTTTTTCTACCATGATATCCCATAACTTTTTATTTCCCATAAGAACAACATTTAAAACTTCTTCTTCTTCATATTGGAAGTGGTCTTGTTTTAAAACAGACATTCTTTTATTTTTATCAAATATAACTTCTCCCTCAGTTGCTTCCAATTCCCCTGAAAGAATTTTTACAAATGTTGATTTCCCTGCTCCATTAGCTCCTATAACTCCATAACAATTTCCAGGAGTAAATTTTAAATTTACATCTTCAAATAATTTTCTACCAGAAAATCTCATTCCAAGACTCGCTGTTGCTATCATTTTTTAACCTCCCTAATTTTTTCATTCGTTATATATTATATCATAGCTAATCTTTTATTACTATTTTAATTTAAAATAAATATTAAATTATTTTAATATTAAAAATATTATATTTATTGATTTTTATAATATATTTATTTTTTACTTTAATGTACATTAACTATACAAAACCAATATTATATGATAAAATAAAGCAAATATAAAACCATTGAATAGAAAAGAGGTTGAGTTATGAAAAAAATTTTAGTTATGGGAGGTAATCAGTTTGTTGGAAAAGAAGTAGCAAAAAAACTCTTAGAAAAGAATTATAAAGTTTATGTTTTAAATAGAGGTATTAGGAGAAATTTAGATGAAGTAATTTTCTTAAAAGCAGATAGAAAAAATATACCTGAAATGAAAAACATCTTAAAAAATATAGAAGTAGATGTCATTATTGATATCTCAGCATACACAGAGGAACAAGTTGAAATTTTACAAAGAATTATGAAAAATAAATTTAAACAATATATTTTAATAAGTAGTGCTTCTGTTTATACAGATATTACAGAAAGTCCTGCCAAAGAAGATAGCCCAACTGGAGAAAATTTAGCTTGGGGTGACTATGCAAAAAATAAATATTTAGCTGAGAAAAGAACTATTGAAAACTCAGAGCTATACAATTTTAAATACACTATATTTCGTCCTTTTTACATATATGGAGTTGGAAATAACTTAGACAGAGAAAATTATTTTTTTTCAAGAATAAAATATAATCTACCTATCTATATTCCAAATAAAGGAAATAATATAGTTCAATTTGGCTATATTGAAGATCTTGCTTCTGCTATAGAACTAGCTGTAGAAAATTCTGATTTCTATGGACAAATCTTTAATATATCAGGTGATGAATATGTTGCTATAACTGAGTTTGCTGAAATCTGTGGAAAAATTATGAATAAAAAATCTATAATTAAACATATTGACACAGAAGAAAAAAAATAAAAGCGAGAGATTGGTTCCCTTTTAGAGAAGTAAATTTATTTGGTGATATTTCTAAAATTGAAAATACAGGATTTAGAAATAAATATTCTTTAATAAAAGGACTAGAAAAAACTTATAAATATAATGAAGAACATGATTTAATAGTTGAACCTAATTTAAATAAAATTGAAAAAGAAAATTAATTTTTATTTTCAAAGAAATTGATGTATAATATAATGGCGTAAAAAAATAAATAGGAGATGGTTAATATGAATTTAGTATTATTTGGAGCACCTGGTGCTGGAAAAGGTACACAAGCAAAATTTATTGTAGATAAATATGGAATCCCTCAAATTTCAACAGGAGACATATTAAGAGTTGCTGTTGCTAATCAAACAAAATTAGGACTTGAAGCCAAAAAATTTATGGATGCTGGACAATTAGTTCCTGATGAAGTTGTTAATGGTTTAGTTGAAGAAAGATTAGCTGAGAAAGATTGTGAAAAAGGGTTTATAATGGATGGTTTCCCAAGAACTGTTGTTCAAGCAAAAGCCTTAGATGAAATTTTAACAAGATTAGGAAAACAAATAGAAAAAGTTATTGCTTTAAATGTTCCTGATGCTGATATTATAGAAAGAATCACTGGAAGAAGAACTTCAAAAGTAACTGGTAAAATTTATCATATTAAATTTAACCCTCCAGTTGATGAAAAAGAAGAAGATTTAGTTCAAAGAGCAGATGATACTGAAGAAGTTGTTGTAAAAAGATTAGAAACATATCATAATCAAACTGCCCCTGTTTTAGATTACTACAAAGGACAAAATAAAGTAACTGAAATTGATGGAACAAAAAAATTAGAAGATATCACTCAAGATATTTATAAAATTTTAGGATAGTTAATAAAAAGAACCTATTTAAAAGAAAGGGTATAAATGAGACTAATTAAAACATTGGATGAAATTAAAGGAATAAGAAAAGCTAATCAAATCATAGCTAAAATTTATACTGATATCATTCCTCCATATTTAAAACCTGGAATTACAACAAGAGAAATTGACAGAATTATTGACGAATACATTAGAAGCTGTGGAGCAAGACCTGCTTGCATTGGAGTTGAAGGGATTTATGGTCCTTTTCCAGCTGCAACTTGTATTTCTGTAAATGAAGAAGTTGTTCATGGAGTTCCTGGAGATAGGGTTATTAAAGAAGGAGACATTGTAAGCCTTGATACTGTAACAGAATTAGATGGTTACTATGGAGATTCTGCTAAGACTTTTGCTATAGGTATTATTGATGATGAAAGCAGAAAACTTTTAGAAATTACAGAAAAAGCAAGAGAAATTGGTATTCAAACTGCTGTTGCTGGAAATAGATTAGGTGATGTAGGTCATGCTATTCAAACTTTTGTTGAACAAAATAATTTTTCTGTTGTAAGAGATTTTGCAGGACATGGAGTTGGACTAGCCTTACATGAAGAACCTATGATACCAAACTATGGTAGAAAAGGTAGAGGTCTAAAAATAGAAAATGGAATGGTTTTAGCAATTGAACCTATGGTAAACACTGGAACTTATAAGATAGCAATGTTACCTGATGGATGGACTATTGTTACAAGAGATGGAAAAAGATCAGCTCATTTCGAACATAGTATAGCTATTATTGATGGTAAGCCAGTTATTTTAAGTGAATTAGATTAAAAAAATTAGGAGTTGCTACACTTATGTGACAACTCCTTTAATTTTATTTAAATCTTTTTAATCTTAGAGCATTAGTTACTACTGAGACAGAGCTCAATCCCATAGCAAGTCCTGCTAACATTGGATTTAATAAATGACCTGTAAATAAATATAATAAACCTCCTGCTATTGGAATACCACAACTATTATAGAAAAATGCCCAGAATAAATTTTCTTTTATATTTTTTATAGTTGCTTTACTCAATCTTATAGCAGTTAAAATAGTTTCTATATCTTTGGACATTAAAACTATATCAGCACTTTCTATTGCAATATCAGTTCCACTTCCTATTGCCATTCCAACATCTGCCTGAGCAAGTGCTGGAGAGTCATTTACTCCATCTCCAACCATAACTACTTTTCTACCTTGTTCTTGTAAATCTTTAACTTTTTTATACTTATCTTCAGGAGAAACTTCTGCAATAACATCATCTATACCTAACTTTTTAGCAATAACTTTCGCTGTTCTTTCATTGTCACCTGTAAGCATATAAGTTTTTATATTTTCTTTTTTTAATTTTTCAATAAGTTTTATACTTTCATTTCTAACAACATCTGCAAGTGTTATAAAAGCTATTAATTTTTCTTCATCAGCCAATAGTATAGTTGTTTTTCCTTCTAGTTCATATCTATGAATTTCTTCTTCATATAAATTATTTATTCCATTCTCAAGTAATAATTTTTTATTTCCTAATAAATATTTTTTTTCTTCTATTTCCCCTATAACTCCCCTACCTGATATAGATAGGAATTTCTTTACATCATAAAGCTCTACATTTTTTTCTTTTGCTTCATCATATACTGCCTTTCCTAAAGGGTGTTCTGAGTTTACTTCCATAGAAGCTGCTATTTTCAATATTTCATCTTTAGATAAAGTGTTGCCTATACTTATAATATCTATGACTTTTGGTGTACCTTCTGTCAAAGTACCTGTTTTATCAAAAACAATAGTATCAATTTCATTTAATTTTTCTAAAGCTTCTCCAGATTTGATTAAAATACCTAGTTCTGCTCCTTTTCCTGTTCCTACCATTATTGCAGTAGGAGTTGCCAGTCCCAATGAACAAGGACAGGCAATAATTAAAATTGATATAAAGATAGTCAATACAAATTCAAAATGATTTTGACTAACTGATACTACATTATATTTTATTAAAAACCACCAAAGTAAAGCTGCAAAAACTGCAATAAAAATAACAGTAGGAACAAATATCAATGAAACTTTATCTGCAAGTCTTGCTATTGGTGCTTTTGTCATTTGAGCATCTTCAACTAACTTTGCAATCTTTGAAATCAGAGTTTCCCCTTCAGTTGCATTTACAACAACTTTTAAAGCTCCATCTTTATTTATACTTCCACTATATACCTTATCATTTTCAAGTTTTTCAACAGGAATACTTTCACCTGTTATCATAGCTTCATCTATAGTAGAATGACCTTCAATTATTATCCCATCAACTGGAATTTTTTCTCCAGGTTTAATAAAAACTATATCACCTTTTGAAACTTCATTTATGTCTATTTCAACTATTTCACCATTTCTAATAATATTAGCTTTTTTAGCTTGAAAATTTACTAATTTTTTTATTGCTGCTGAAGCTTTTCCTTTACTTAAAGTTTCCAAATATTTTCCTAACATAACAAATGCTATTATCATAGCTGCTGACTCATAGTACAAAGAATGCATTAAATGTATGTTATTGTCAGCAAATATTTTATAACTTATATACAGACTATATATAAAAGCTGAACTTGTTCCAACAGCTACTAAACTATCCATATTAGGACTTAACATAAACAGTTGTCTGAAACCGACTTTATAAAATCTTTTTCCAATTATCATAACAGTTACAGCTATAATAAACTGTATAGCTACATAATTAAATATATGATCAACAGGATAAATTATATTAGGTACTGGTAATCCAAACATATGGCTCATTGAAATATACATAAGTATTAAAGATAAAACTATAGCAATTTTTGATTTAGTTAATTCCGATTTTAACTTTTTTTCTGCTCTAAGAGCTTCTTCTTTATCTTTTAAATCCTCTCTTCTTTTTGGAGTATAACCAAGCTTTTCAATTATTTTCATAATTTCACTAGCTTTTATTTCTTTTTCGTCATATTCTATGTCAGCCATATTATTTGAAATATTGACAAGAGCTTTTTCTACTCCATCAGTTCTTGATAATTTTCTTTCTATCTTTGCAACACAGGCTTGACAACTGATACCATCAATTTTTAATTCTAATTTCTTATTATCCTTTTCTTGTCTATCATCAAGCTCTGTTCCTAATTTTATATCATTTCCCATCATACTCACCTTATTTTCCTTTTAAAAAGAGAAACTAAACTAAATCATATCCTGCATCATCTAGTTTTTCTCTTATTTCATTTAATACACTATCATTTTCTGCTTCTACTTCTGCTGAACCAATTTTAACATCTATTACTTTTACTCCACTTATTCCTTCAAGTGCTTCTCTAACAGATTTTATACAATGTTCACAACCCATACCATCAATTTTTAAATTTAATTTCATATTTATCACTCCTTTTTAATTATCGATTGAATTCTTATTCAACTATTATTATACTCCTATATTTCTCTTTGTCAATTATTTTTTACTAAATTAATAAACTATATTTTAACATAATATTTTCTTTGCTACTATTCTAAGTTTTATTTTATAAAAAATTCTTTATATAATAGGATAAAGTTTATTCTGTATTTTTATCTCTATGTGATATAATATTAAAGTATAATGAAATTAAAAAAATTTAATAAGGTGATATTTTATGAAAAGAGCTGTACTTTTAGATGTAAGTGCAATAATGTATAGAGCATATTTTGCAAATATGAATTTCAGAACTAAAAATGAACCAACAGGAGCTGT encodes:
- the map gene encoding type I methionyl aminopeptidase translates to MRLIKTLDEIKGIRKANQIIAKIYTDIIPPYLKPGITTREIDRIIDEYIRSCGARPACIGVEGIYGPFPAATCISVNEEVVHGVPGDRVIKEGDIVSLDTVTELDGYYGDSAKTFAIGIIDDESRKLLEITEKAREIGIQTAVAGNRLGDVGHAIQTFVEQNNFSVVRDFAGHGVGLALHEEPMIPNYGRKGRGLKIENGMVLAIEPMVNTGTYKIAMLPDGWTIVTRDGKRSAHFEHSIAIIDGKPVILSELD
- a CDS encoding heavy-metal-associated domain-containing protein, which encodes MKLNLKIDGMGCEHCIKSVREALEGISGVKVIDVKIGSAEVEAENDSVLNEIREKLDDAGYDLV
- a CDS encoding heavy metal translocating P-type ATPase, encoding MGNDIKLGTELDDRQEKDNKKLELKIDGISCQACVAKIERKLSRTDGVEKALVNISNNMADIEYDEKEIKASEIMKIIEKLGYTPKRREDLKDKEEALRAEKKLKSELTKSKIAIVLSLILMYISMSHMFGLPVPNIIYPVDHIFNYVAIQFIIAVTVMIIGKRFYKVGFRQLFMLSPNMDSLVAVGTSSAFIYSLYISYKIFADNNIHLMHSLYYESAAMIIAFVMLGKYLETLSKGKASAAIKKLVNFQAKKANIIRNGEIVEIDINEVSKGDIVFIKPGEKIPVDGIIIEGHSTIDEAMITGESIPVEKLENDKVYSGSINKDGALKVVVNATEGETLISKIAKLVEDAQMTKAPIARLADKVSLIFVPTVIFIAVFAALLWWFLIKYNVVSVSQNHFEFVLTIFISILIIACPCSLGLATPTAIMVGTGKGAELGILIKSGEALEKLNEIDTIVFDKTGTLTEGTPKVIDIISIGNTLSKDEILKIAASMEVNSEHPLGKAVYDEAKEKNVELYDVKKFLSISGRGVIGEIEEKKYLLGNKKLLLENGINNLYEEEIHRYELEGKTTILLADEEKLIAFITLADVVRNESIKLIEKLKKENIKTYMLTGDNERTAKVIAKKLGIDDVIAEVSPEDKYKKVKDLQEQGRKVVMVGDGVNDSPALAQADVGMAIGSGTDIAIESADIVLMSKDIETILTAIRLSKATIKNIKENLFWAFFYNSCGIPIAGGLLYLFTGHLLNPMLAGLAMGLSSVSVVTNALRLKRFK